The following are encoded together in the Phoenix dactylifera cultivar Barhee BC4 unplaced genomic scaffold, palm_55x_up_171113_PBpolish2nd_filt_p 000144F, whole genome shotgun sequence genome:
- the LOC103724004 gene encoding F-box protein At5g07610-like, whose product MVHTTTKPLPTKLVDDLVVEILSRVPARSWMRFQCVSKAWLAFTSNVYYRKKLPATVSGLFYTVGTWNIDTSWSTDVKYLSLSADQTVDMTLSFLPRLQNLDILDSCNGLLLCKSWNARSEGYYYYVCNPAMQKWITLPKPDGSLDTFFLAFDPQVSHHFHVLHFDDDVKRTGIKLEIFSSKTGEWVRGQAHWEDSIGYMLSWPGVFFDGIVHMLSIEDYVLGFDNKGNICSKIKLPESDSSGNKWLGHSGGYLNFACKWENKIEFWILKDYFNNEWVLKHSMDVDTIPHKARSKTVELEFYLQDSDYFDIVAFHPDLGVVFLQVGDELLAYHLNSARTEELVSLRREWIAKFYTYSPCFLDVFGDDGI is encoded by the coding sequence ATGGTTCATACCACCACGAAGCCTCTTCCAACCAAACTAGTTGATGACCTAGTGGTGGAAATCCTCTCTCGAGTTCCTGCCAGGTCCTGGATGAGATTCCAATGCGTCTCCAAAGCATGGCTTGCTTTCACCTCCAACGTCTACTACCGGAAGAAACTTCCAGCCACCGTCTCCGGTCTCTTTTACACCGTCGGCACCTGGAACATCGATACAAGCTGGAGCACCGACGTCAAATATCTCAGCTTATCGGCGGACCAGACCGTCGATATGACTCTGAGTTTCTTGCCACGTCTTCAAAACCTAGACATCTTAGATAGCTGCAATGGGCTGCTCCTCTGCAAGTCATGGAATGCCAGGTCTGAGGGCTACTACTACTATGTCTGCAACCCTGCAATGCAAAAATGGATCACCCTCCCAAAGCCAGATGGAAGCTTAGATACTTTTTTCCTGGCTTTCGATCCTCAAGTCTCCCACCATTTCCATGTCCTTCACTTCGACGACGATGTGAAAAGAACCGGCATTAAGCTTGAGATCTTTTCATCTAAGACAGGTGAATGGGTTCGTGGTCAAGCGCACTGGGAGGATAGCATCGGATACATGCTTTCCTGGCCTGGTGTCTTCTTTGATGGAATTGTTCATATGTTGAGTATTGAAGACTATGTCCTGGGATTCGATAACAAGGGAAACATCTGCAGCAAAATCAAGCTGCCTGAATCTGATTCTTCTGGCAACAAATGGCTTGGCCACTCAGGTGGGTATTTAAATTTTGCCTGCAAATGGGAGAACAAAATAGAGTTTTGGATTCTGAAGGACTACTTTAATAATGAATGGGTCCTGAAGCATTCTATGGATGTGGATACCATTCCTCATAAAGCGCGTTCCAAGACAGTTGAGCTTGAGTTTTACCTCCAGGACTCTGACTACTTTGACATTGTGGCATTTCACCCGGACTTGGGTGTTGTTTTTCTGCAAGTAGGAGATGAGCTCCTTGCCTACCACTTGAACAGTGCTAGAACCGAAGAGCTTGTCAGCTTGAGGCGTGAATGGATAGCAAAATTTTATACTTACTCACCTTGCTTCTTAGATGTCTTTGGTGATGATGGCATCTAG